A region of Burkholderiales bacterium JOSHI_001 DNA encodes the following proteins:
- a CDS encoding aerobic-type carbon monoxide dehydrogenase, large subunit CoxL/CutL-like protein (PFAM: Molybdopterin-binding domain of aldehyde dehydrogenase; Aldehyde oxidase and xanthine dehydrogenase, a/b hammerhead domain), translating to MNARPEPLDRRRFLQGIAAAGGLVLVSAPIGSGHAADPPKKYGRDGMANGWVDDTRVFVSIAPDGTVSIVCHRSEMGQGVRTSMPMIVADELEADWARVKVLQAPGDEPRYGNQDTDGSRSTRHFFLPMRTCGASARMMLEQAAADRWKVPVAEVQAMKHEVVHRKTGRKLGYGALAVAAAKLPVPSRDQVKLKDPSQFRYIGKGQLRLVDGRDIVTGKATYGQDVRLPGMFYAVIARPPVYQGKVASLDDSAALKVPGVVKVVQIEGSPPPANFNPLGGVAVIATNTWAAIQGREALKITWDDGANAVYDSKTYRATLEASARAPGQVVRQDGDFDGAYARAAKKVNAEYYLPHIVHATMEPPAATARIQGGKCEVWTSVQSPQAARGLVAKRLGIDPANVTVNVTLLGGGFGRKSKPDFAVEAAIVSQAMDGKPVKVVWTREDDLRNGYYHTVSVEHMEGALDEQGRCTAWLHRSVAPTILSTFVAGAKNQFPIELGMTLLHTPPTVANVRVENPEAVAHTRIGWFRSVSNLPHAFATQSFIAEMALAAGRDHREFLLDLIGPPKLVDTRTLGDGWNHGEDPEAYPLDTGRLRAVIERATREAGWGRAMPARSGLGLAATYTFVTYAAAVAQVTVDAQGNVRVPRIDVAVDCGAVINPERIFSQVEGAAVQGMGIALFNEISYKAGRVEQANLNEFEIARMSTSPVEVRVHLMPSDYSRVLGGVGEPALPPIAPAICNAIFAATGKRIRQLPVRDQLRA from the coding sequence ATGAACGCGCGCCCTGAACCGCTCGACCGCCGCCGCTTCCTGCAGGGCATCGCCGCCGCCGGCGGCCTGGTGCTGGTGTCTGCCCCCATCGGGTCCGGCCATGCCGCCGACCCACCGAAGAAATACGGCCGCGACGGCATGGCCAATGGCTGGGTCGACGACACGCGCGTGTTCGTCTCCATCGCACCCGACGGCACGGTCAGCATCGTCTGCCATCGCTCCGAGATGGGCCAGGGCGTGCGCACCAGCATGCCGATGATCGTGGCCGACGAGCTGGAGGCCGACTGGGCGCGCGTCAAGGTGCTGCAGGCCCCGGGCGATGAGCCGCGTTACGGCAACCAGGACACCGACGGCTCGCGCAGCACCCGCCACTTTTTCCTGCCCATGCGCACCTGCGGCGCTTCGGCCCGCATGATGCTGGAGCAGGCCGCGGCGGACCGCTGGAAGGTGCCCGTGGCCGAGGTGCAGGCGATGAAGCACGAGGTGGTGCACCGCAAGACCGGTCGCAAGCTCGGCTACGGCGCGCTGGCCGTCGCGGCGGCGAAGCTGCCGGTGCCTTCGCGCGACCAGGTCAAGCTGAAGGACCCGTCCCAGTTCCGCTACATCGGCAAGGGCCAGCTGCGCCTGGTGGACGGCCGCGACATCGTCACCGGCAAGGCCACCTACGGCCAGGACGTGCGCCTGCCGGGCATGTTCTACGCCGTCATCGCCCGACCGCCGGTCTACCAGGGCAAGGTGGCCAGCCTGGACGATTCCGCGGCGCTGAAGGTGCCGGGTGTGGTGAAGGTGGTGCAGATCGAAGGCAGCCCGCCGCCGGCCAATTTCAACCCGCTGGGCGGTGTGGCGGTGATCGCCACCAACACCTGGGCCGCGATCCAGGGCCGCGAGGCGCTGAAGATCACCTGGGACGACGGGGCGAACGCGGTCTACGACTCCAAGACCTACCGCGCCACGCTGGAGGCATCGGCGCGCGCGCCCGGCCAGGTGGTGCGCCAGGATGGGGACTTCGACGGCGCCTACGCCAGGGCGGCGAAGAAGGTCAACGCCGAGTACTACCTGCCCCACATCGTGCACGCCACGATGGAGCCGCCGGCCGCGACGGCCCGCATCCAGGGCGGCAAGTGCGAGGTCTGGACCTCGGTGCAGTCGCCACAGGCCGCGCGCGGCCTGGTGGCCAAGCGGCTGGGCATCGACCCCGCCAACGTGACCGTGAACGTCACCCTGCTGGGCGGCGGCTTCGGCCGCAAATCCAAGCCGGACTTCGCGGTCGAGGCGGCCATCGTTTCGCAGGCCATGGACGGCAAGCCGGTGAAGGTGGTCTGGACGCGCGAGGACGACCTGCGCAATGGTTATTACCACACCGTCTCGGTCGAGCACATGGAAGGCGCGCTGGACGAACAGGGGCGCTGCACCGCCTGGCTGCACCGCTCGGTGGCGCCCACCATCCTGTCGACCTTCGTCGCCGGGGCCAAGAACCAGTTCCCCATCGAACTGGGCATGACCCTGCTGCACACGCCGCCCACGGTGGCGAACGTGCGCGTTGAAAACCCGGAAGCGGTGGCGCACACGCGCATCGGCTGGTTCCGTTCGGTGTCCAACCTGCCGCATGCCTTCGCCACCCAGTCCTTCATCGCCGAGATGGCCCTGGCGGCCGGGCGCGACCACCGCGAATTCCTGCTCGACCTGATCGGCCCGCCCAAGCTGGTGGACACGCGCACCCTGGGTGACGGCTGGAACCATGGCGAAGACCCCGAGGCCTACCCGCTGGACACCGGCCGCCTGCGCGCCGTGATCGAGCGCGCCACACGGGAAGCAGGCTGGGGGCGCGCGATGCCGGCCCGCAGTGGCCTGGGCCTGGCCGCCACCTACACCTTCGTCACCTACGCCGCCGCGGTGGCCCAGGTGACGGTGGACGCGCAGGGCAATGTGCGCGTGCCGCGCATCGACGTGGCCGTGGACTGCGGTGCGGTGATCAACCCCGAGCGCATCTTTTCGCAGGTGGAGGGCGCGGCGGTGCAGGGCATGGGCATCGCCTTGTTCAACGAGATCTCCTACAAGGCCGGGCGCGTCGAGCAGGCGAACCTGAACGAGTTCGAGATCGCGCGCATGAGCACCTCGCCGGTGGAGGTGCGCGTGCACCTGATGCCGTCGGACTACTCGCGCGTGCTGGGGGGCGTTGGCGAGCCGGCGCTGCCGCCGATTGCCCCGGCGATCTGCAACGCGATCTTCGCCGCCACGGGCAAGCGCATCCGGCAACTGCCGGTGCGCGATCAGCTGAGGGCCTGA
- a CDS encoding aerobic-type carbon monoxide dehydrogenase, small subunit CoxS/CutS-like protein (PFAM: 2Fe-2S iron-sulfur cluster binding domain; [2Fe-2S] binding domain): MSVSFRVNGKSVTSSLDPQTPLMWVLRDELGLTGTKYGCGIAVCGACTVHVNGEAVRSCTTPVSAIAGKKVTTIEGLASDRIGRAVQDAWVANNVPQCGYCQSGQCMSAAALLKAKPKPTDADIDTAMSGNLCRCGCYGRIRESIKQAAAKVGGAA; the protein is encoded by the coding sequence ATGTCCGTCAGTTTCCGTGTGAACGGGAAGTCGGTGACTTCCAGCTTGGACCCCCAGACGCCCCTGATGTGGGTGCTGCGCGATGAACTCGGCCTCACCGGCACGAAGTACGGCTGCGGCATCGCGGTCTGCGGGGCGTGCACGGTGCATGTGAACGGGGAGGCGGTGCGTTCCTGCACCACGCCGGTGTCGGCCATCGCCGGCAAGAAGGTCACGACGATCGAGGGCCTGGCGTCCGACCGCATCGGCCGTGCCGTGCAGGACGCCTGGGTGGCCAACAACGTGCCGCAATGCGGCTACTGCCAGTCGGGCCAGTGCATGTCCGCCGCGGCCCTGCTGAAGGCCAAGCCCAAGCCCACCGACGCCGACATCGACACCGCGATGAGCGGCAACTTGTGCCGCTGCGGCTGCTACGGCCGCATCCGCGAGTCGATCAAGCAGGCGGCTGCCAAGGTGGGAGGTGCCGCATGA
- a CDS encoding hypothetical protein (PFAM: DTW domain~manually curated), protein MNGPPSLRRAACARCLRPQATCLCALVRPTAHRSEVLVLQHPQEQRQAKNSVALLRLSLAHCDVVVGERFAPAVLQALLQRPGRDTWLLYPDVPAAPAPPPPRTVAAHPLRLVVIDATWRKSLRMLLEHPALAALPRLSLDTPAPTRYRAIRAARRADQVSTLEATVQALAMLEGPSFQAAPLLDAFGHFVAGVAARQWPKAAT, encoded by the coding sequence GTGAACGGCCCGCCCAGCTTGCGACGAGCGGCCTGCGCGCGCTGCCTGCGCCCGCAGGCGACCTGCTTGTGCGCGCTGGTGCGGCCGACGGCCCACCGCAGCGAGGTGCTGGTGCTGCAACACCCGCAGGAACAGCGCCAGGCCAAGAACAGCGTGGCCCTGCTGCGCCTGTCGCTGGCGCACTGCGACGTGGTGGTCGGCGAGCGCTTTGCACCTGCCGTGCTGCAGGCCCTGTTGCAGCGCCCGGGGCGGGACACCTGGCTTCTTTACCCGGACGTGCCGGCCGCACCTGCACCACCGCCCCCGCGGACCGTGGCGGCCCATCCCCTGCGGCTGGTGGTGATCGACGCCACCTGGCGCAAGAGCCTGCGCATGCTGCTGGAGCACCCGGCCCTGGCCGCGCTGCCGCGGCTGTCTCTGGACACGCCGGCGCCAACCCGCTACCGGGCCATCCGCGCAGCGCGTCGCGCCGACCAGGTCTCGACCCTGGAAGCCACCGTGCAGGCGCTGGCGATGCTGGAGGGCCCTTCCTTCCAAGCGGCGCCGCTGCTCGACGCCTTCGGCCACTTCGTCGCTGGCGTCGCGGCACGGCAGTGGCCCAAGGCGGCCACCTAG
- a CDS encoding NADH:flavin oxidoreductase (PFAM: Pyridine nucleotide-disulphide oxidoreductase; NADH:flavin oxidoreductase / NADH oxidase family) → MNEPAYPRLLSPLNLGFTTLKNRVLMGSMHTGLEDGRKNFPRMAAFYAERARGGVGLIVTGGFAPNIEGWAKPFAGTLSTSGAARRHRLVTDAVHAEGGKIALQILHTGRYGYQPFCVAPSRLKSPISPFTPRELTAGGIERQIRAFVRCATLAREAGYDGVEVMGSEGYFINQFLVTHTNQRSDDWGGSYDKRMRLAVEVVRRVREAVGPDFILIYRISLIDLIPDGSSWPEVLQLARAISAAGATILNTGIGWHEARIPTIATSVPRAAFTWVTKKLRDALRAEGLTTPVVTSNRINMPEVAEAVIARGDADLVSLARPFLADAEFVNKAAQGRRDEINTCIACNQACLDHTFANRLSTCLVNPRACHETELIITPAALKRRVAVVGAGPAGLAAATTLAERGHEVHLFDAADAIGGQFSMARRIPGKEEFDETLRYYGRRIDTTGVQLHLGVRVDSARLVAQRFDDVVLATGVTPRDPRIPGQDHPQVLSYIDVLRHGKPVGRQVAVVGAGGIGFDVAEYLALGTDLGHVSPSTDLAAWRREWGVADPELQRGGVVRPQPDAAARQVTLLQRKPGKHGASLGKTTGWIHRAALKMKAVNLLAGVHYERIGPVDGPAGRAGQVGLFISFGEGRQDGTVLAVDHIVLCAGQEPLRELQAPLAAAGIPVHLVGGALEAGELDAKRAIDQGTRLAARL, encoded by the coding sequence ATGAACGAACCCGCCTATCCCCGCCTGCTCAGCCCGCTGAACCTGGGCTTCACCACGCTGAAGAACCGGGTGCTGATGGGCAGCATGCACACCGGCCTGGAGGACGGGCGAAAGAACTTCCCGCGCATGGCGGCCTTCTATGCCGAACGGGCGCGTGGCGGGGTGGGCTTGATCGTCACCGGCGGTTTTGCGCCGAACATCGAAGGCTGGGCCAAACCCTTCGCCGGCACCTTGTCCACGTCGGGGGCGGCGCGCCGGCACCGGCTGGTCACCGACGCCGTGCACGCCGAGGGCGGCAAGATCGCGCTGCAGATCCTGCACACGGGACGCTACGGCTACCAGCCCTTCTGCGTCGCCCCGTCGCGCCTGAAGAGCCCGATCTCCCCGTTCACGCCCCGCGAGCTGACCGCAGGTGGCATCGAGCGCCAGATCCGCGCCTTCGTGCGCTGCGCCACGCTGGCGCGCGAAGCCGGTTACGACGGCGTCGAGGTCATGGGCAGCGAGGGCTACTTCATCAACCAGTTCCTGGTCACCCACACCAACCAGCGCAGCGACGACTGGGGCGGCAGCTACGACAAGCGCATGCGGTTGGCGGTGGAGGTCGTGCGCCGGGTGCGCGAGGCGGTGGGCCCGGACTTCATCCTGATCTATCGCATCAGCCTGATCGACCTGATCCCCGACGGCAGCAGCTGGCCCGAGGTGCTGCAGCTGGCGCGCGCCATCAGCGCCGCAGGCGCGACGATCCTGAACACCGGCATCGGCTGGCACGAGGCGCGCATCCCGACCATCGCCACCAGCGTGCCGCGCGCGGCCTTCACCTGGGTGACCAAGAAATTGCGCGATGCCTTGCGTGCCGAAGGTTTGACCACGCCCGTGGTCACCAGCAACCGCATCAACATGCCCGAGGTCGCGGAGGCGGTGATCGCGCGTGGCGACGCCGACCTGGTCAGCCTGGCGCGGCCCTTCCTGGCCGATGCGGAGTTCGTCAACAAGGCCGCGCAGGGCCGGCGTGACGAGATCAACACCTGCATCGCCTGCAACCAGGCCTGCCTGGACCACACCTTCGCCAACCGCTTGTCCACCTGCCTGGTCAACCCACGCGCCTGCCACGAGACCGAACTGATCATCACCCCGGCCGCGCTGAAACGCCGCGTCGCCGTCGTGGGCGCCGGCCCGGCCGGCCTGGCCGCCGCCACGACCCTGGCCGAGCGGGGCCACGAGGTGCACCTGTTCGACGCCGCGGACGCGATCGGCGGCCAGTTCAGCATGGCGCGGCGCATCCCGGGCAAGGAGGAGTTTGACGAGACGCTGCGCTACTACGGCCGCCGGATCGACACCACGGGCGTGCAGCTTCACCTGGGCGTTCGGGTCGACAGCGCCCGGCTGGTCGCGCAGCGCTTCGACGACGTGGTCCTGGCCACCGGGGTCACGCCGCGCGACCCTCGCATCCCCGGGCAGGACCACCCCCAGGTGCTCAGCTACATCGACGTGTTGCGCCATGGCAAGCCCGTGGGCCGCCAGGTGGCCGTGGTTGGCGCCGGCGGCATCGGCTTTGATGTCGCCGAGTACCTGGCCCTGGGCACCGACCTGGGCCATGTGTCGCCCAGCACCGACCTGGCGGCGTGGCGGCGCGAGTGGGGTGTGGCCGACCCTGAACTGCAGCGCGGCGGCGTGGTGCGCCCCCAACCCGACGCGGCCGCCCGGCAGGTGACGCTGCTGCAGCGCAAGCCCGGCAAACACGGGGCGTCGCTGGGCAAGACCACCGGCTGGATCCACCGCGCGGCCTTGAAGATGAAGGCGGTGAACCTGCTCGCCGGGGTTCACTACGAGCGCATCGGCCCTGTGGACGGGCCGGCCGGCCGTGCGGGCCAGGTGGGCCTGTTCATCAGTTTCGGCGAAGGCCGCCAGGACGGCACGGTGCTGGCGGTGGACCACATCGTGCTGTGCGCCGGCCAGGAGCCGCTGCGCGAGCTGCAGGCTCCGCTGGCGGCGGCGGGCATCCCGGTGCACCTGGTCGGCGGGGCCCTGGAGGCGGGAGAACTGGACGCCAAGCGCGCCATCGACCAAGGCACCCGCCTGGCGGCGCGGCTGTGA
- a CDS encoding metal-dependent hydrolase, beta-lactamase superfamily II (PFAM: Metallo-beta-lactamase superfamily): MRQSQDSTYLGQPSRRRLLRAGSGSLSLMAAGGLFGGRVAQARALESPAAVPVVDKLAVRVVTDSYHHAFEPGRTTAGVQVQRMGFAVSPRTPPQRALQNEWGLALHLESTRGSETRQVLIDFAYTSETLLNNLLLAGIDPAKLDALALSHGHYDHFGGMVGFLRANKGRLKPGLPFYLGGEECFCTRELNVQGDAGSFGAMDRQAIQDAGLTVTFAERPSVLADHGFTTGWIPAESFERVLAPTRMSVGLSDNLGCAPAGMPEAKRNLSKVPDDFQHEQATAFHVKGRGLVVMTSCGHRGIVNSVRTAIKVSGVDKVHAILGGFHLAPHAPEYQRQTLTELQAFNPDVLIPMHCSGESFIGMVQQAMPEKFIRSSTGTRFIFSA, encoded by the coding sequence ATGCGCCAAAGCCAAGACAGCACCTACCTGGGCCAACCCAGCCGCCGCCGCCTGCTGCGCGCTGGCAGCGGCTCGCTCTCCCTGATGGCCGCCGGCGGCCTTTTCGGCGGTCGGGTGGCACAGGCCCGCGCGCTGGAGTCGCCCGCCGCCGTGCCGGTGGTGGACAAGCTGGCGGTGCGGGTGGTCACCGACTCCTACCACCATGCCTTCGAACCCGGCCGAACCACCGCGGGCGTGCAGGTGCAGCGCATGGGCTTCGCGGTGTCGCCCCGCACCCCGCCGCAGCGCGCCCTTCAGAACGAATGGGGCCTGGCGCTGCACCTGGAGTCCACGCGCGGCAGCGAGACCCGGCAGGTGCTGATCGACTTCGCCTACACGTCCGAGACCCTGCTGAACAACCTGCTGCTGGCGGGCATCGACCCCGCCAAGCTGGACGCCCTGGCGCTCAGCCACGGCCACTACGATCACTTCGGCGGCATGGTCGGCTTCCTGCGCGCCAACAAGGGCAGGCTCAAACCCGGGCTGCCTTTCTACCTGGGCGGCGAAGAATGCTTCTGCACCCGCGAGCTGAACGTGCAGGGCGACGCCGGCAGCTTTGGCGCCATGGACCGCCAGGCCATCCAGGATGCGGGCCTGACCGTCACCTTCGCCGAGCGGCCGTCCGTGCTGGCCGACCACGGCTTCACCACCGGCTGGATCCCCGCCGAATCCTTCGAGCGCGTGCTGGCGCCCACGCGCATGAGCGTGGGCCTGTCCGACAACCTGGGCTGCGCGCCCGCCGGCATGCCCGAAGCCAAGCGCAACCTCAGCAAGGTGCCGGACGACTTCCAGCACGAGCAGGCCACGGCCTTCCATGTCAAGGGCCGTGGCCTGGTGGTGATGACCTCCTGCGGCCACCGGGGCATCGTCAATTCGGTGCGCACGGCCATCAAGGTGTCGGGGGTGGACAAGGTGCATGCCATCCTGGGCGGCTTTCACCTGGCGCCGCATGCGCCGGAGTACCAGCGACAGACCCTGACCGAACTGCAGGCCTTCAACCCTGATGTGCTGATTCCCATGCACTGCTCGGGCGAAAGCTTCATTGGCATGGTGCAGCAGGCCATGCCGGAGAAGTTCATCCGATCGTCCACGGGCACGCGGTTCATCTTTTCAGCGTGA
- a CDS encoding putative transcriptional regulator (PFAM: Bacterial regulatory protein, arsR family), which produces MEGLPAEALAQVAAYFQALSEPTRLQILNLLRQGERSVGDLAQLCHCTSANASRHLSLLTQHGLVTRQSRGNSALYSIADPSVYALCDLVCGNIARQFERLAAGRAVFVQSAGPAAKSRQR; this is translated from the coding sequence ATGGAAGGCCTTCCCGCCGAAGCGCTGGCCCAGGTGGCGGCGTACTTCCAGGCCTTGTCCGAACCCACCCGATTGCAGATCCTGAACCTGCTGCGCCAGGGCGAGCGCAGCGTGGGCGATCTGGCGCAGCTGTGCCATTGCACATCGGCCAACGCCTCCCGGCACCTGAGCCTGCTGACCCAGCACGGCCTGGTCACGCGGCAAAGCCGGGGCAACAGCGCCCTCTACAGCATCGCCGATCCGTCGGTGTATGCCCTGTGCGACCTGGTGTGCGGCAACATCGCGCGCCAGTTCGAGCGCCTGGCCGCCGGGCGGGCGGTGTTCGTGCAGTCCGCCGGCCCCGCGGCCAAGTCACGCCAACGCTGA
- a CDS encoding RND family efflux transporter, MFP subunit (PFAM: HlyD family secretion protein~TIGRFAM: RND family efflux transporter, MFP subunit) yields MPAFRLRTAALTLALACSFGLAAPWGAQAAELTAVAAQAGSGGTASAFDAVVEAVRQTVVAAQVPGAVVQLGVKVGDRVSAGQVLLRLDARAADQTAAAGDAQVQAARAALEVASKDFERQRQLFQKNYISQAALEQAESQFKATQAQVNAQLAQAGAARTQTGFYVVRAPFAGVVSEVPVSLGDMAMPGRALLTLYDPASLRVTAAVPQSISAGLAAGALPRIEFPGLPAAQQWVQPLRAQLLPTVDPGTHTVQMRADLPAGLAGMAPGMYARLWLPVAAGGSSNATAAVTVPRAAVVRRAELTGLYVLNPKGQPVLRQVRLGRVDGDRVEVLSGLMPGERVVSDPQAAARVQPTAP; encoded by the coding sequence ATGCCTGCGTTCCGCCTCCGTACTGCCGCCCTGACCTTGGCGCTGGCCTGCTCATTCGGTCTCGCCGCGCCCTGGGGCGCCCAGGCCGCAGAACTGACCGCGGTGGCGGCTCAAGCGGGCAGCGGCGGCACGGCCAGCGCCTTCGACGCGGTGGTGGAGGCGGTGCGCCAGACCGTGGTGGCGGCCCAGGTGCCCGGCGCCGTGGTGCAACTGGGCGTGAAGGTGGGCGACCGGGTCAGCGCCGGCCAGGTGCTGCTGCGCCTGGACGCCCGCGCCGCCGACCAGACCGCCGCCGCGGGCGACGCCCAGGTTCAGGCCGCGCGCGCGGCGCTGGAAGTGGCGAGCAAGGACTTCGAACGCCAGCGCCAGCTGTTCCAGAAGAACTACATCAGCCAGGCGGCGCTGGAGCAGGCTGAATCGCAGTTCAAGGCCACCCAGGCCCAGGTGAATGCGCAATTGGCCCAGGCCGGCGCGGCCCGCACCCAGACCGGCTTCTACGTGGTGCGTGCGCCCTTTGCCGGCGTGGTGTCCGAGGTGCCGGTGTCGCTGGGCGACATGGCCATGCCGGGGCGCGCACTGCTCACGCTGTACGACCCGGCCTCGCTGCGCGTCACCGCCGCGGTGCCGCAAAGCATCAGCGCTGGTCTTGCGGCCGGGGCCTTGCCGCGCATCGAATTCCCCGGGCTGCCAGCGGCCCAGCAATGGGTGCAGCCGCTGCGCGCCCAGTTGCTGCCCACGGTGGACCCCGGCACGCACACGGTGCAGATGCGGGCCGACCTGCCGGCGGGCTTGGCCGGGATGGCGCCTGGCATGTACGCCCGGCTGTGGTTGCCGGTGGCGGCAGGCGGCAGCAGCAACGCCACGGCCGCTGTGACCGTGCCCCGGGCCGCAGTGGTCCGGCGCGCCGAACTCACAGGGCTGTATGTCCTGAACCCGAAGGGCCAACCGGTGCTGCGCCAGGTGCGTCTGGGCCGCGTGGACGGCGACCGGGTGGAGGTGCTGTCGGGCCTGATGCCGGGCGAGCGTGTGGTCTCCGACCCGCAGGCCGCGGCCCGGGTTCAGCCCACGGCCCCTTGA